From Lagenorhynchus albirostris chromosome 15, mLagAlb1.1, whole genome shotgun sequence, one genomic window encodes:
- the LOC132504820 gene encoding TSC22 domain family protein 4 isoform X2, with protein sequence MSGGKKKSSFQITSVTTDYEGPGSPGGPDPPALPAPTGPPPRVPNEEPNPEPGGKGTPRNGSPPPGAPASRFRVVKLPQGLGEPYRRGRWTCVDVYERDLEPPSFGRLLEGIRGASGGNGGRSLDSRLELASLGLATPTPQPGLSQGPTSWLRPPPTSPGPQARSFTGGLGQLAVPGKAKLETTPLSASAPQQRPPEAGTGDSAGTSRAATPLPSLRVEVEAGGSTAGTPPLSRTKDGALRLRMELVAPEEMGQVPPLDSRPSSPALYFFPDASLVHKSPDPFGTAAAQSLSFARSMLAISGHLDSDDDSGSGSLVGIDNKIEQAMVFFWKHKAKSTIAECTDSKKNELKEKELELKELKEKEKELKENELKEKTSKVSETFKLVESPKEAKVSKMDVSSKAADPCVLAKTTTDRAAVEAGHGPRSLLQLPRTAVKSVSTLMVSALQSGWQMCSWKSSVSSTSVTSQMKTGSPLESRGTEMLQEVYLVLWAVRKRLQRLARRQERQRRRHIRAHICPQPDPVQGLRQDSQSPL encoded by the exons ATGAGTGGGGGCAAGAAGAAGAGTAGTTTCCAAATCACCAGCGTCACCACGGACTACGAGGGTCCGGGGAGCCCAGGGGGTCCAGATCCCCCTGCCCTGCCGGCTCCCACTGGGCCCCCGCCCCGCGTGCCCAACGAGGAGCCCAACCCCGAGCCAGGGGGCAAGGGCACCCCCCGGAATGGCTCCCCACCGCCTGGGGCCCCCGCCTCCCGTTTCCGGGTGGTGAAGCTGCCCCAAGGCCTGGGAGAGCCTTATCGCCGAGGCCGTTGGACATGTGTGGATGTTTACGAGAGAGACTTGGAGCCCCCTAGCTTTGGCCGGCTCCTGGAAGGGATTCGAGGGGCCTCAGGGGGCAATGGGGGCAGGTCTTTGGATTCCAGGTTGGAGCTGGCCAGCTTAGGCCTGGCCACCCCTACCCCACAGCCAGGCCTGTCTCAGGGCCCCACCTCCTGGCTCCGcccgccccccacctcccctggaCCTCAGGCCCGCTCCTTCACCGGGGGGCTGGGCCAGCTGGCAGTGCCCGGCAAGGCCAAGTTGGAGACAACCCCCCTGTCAGCCTCCGCGCCCCAGCAGCGCCCCCCAGAGGCCGGGACGGGGGATAGCGCGGGCACTTCCCGGGCTGCCACGCCCCTGCCCTCTTTGAGGGTAGAAGTGGAGGCAGGGGGCTCAACAGCAGGGACCCCTCCACTGTCGCGTACGAAGGATGGAGCTCTGCGGCTGAGGATGGAGTTGGTTGCTCCAGAGGAGATGGGGCAG GTGCCCCCACTCGACTCTCgccccagctccccagccctcTACTTCTTCCCCGATGCCAGTCTGGTTCACAAGTCTCCAGACCCCTTTGGAACAGCGGCTGCCCAGAGCCTCAGCTTCGCCCGCTCCATGCTGGCCATCAGTGGCCACCTGGACAGTGATGACGATAG TGGCTCCGGAAGCCTGGTTGGCATTGACAACAAGATCGAACAAGCCATG GTCTTCTTCTGGAAACACAAAGCTAAGTCAACCATCGCAGAATGCACTGACTCCAAGAAAAATGAGTTGAAGGAGAAGGAGTTGGAGTTGAAGGAgttgaaggagaaggagaaggagttgAAGGAGAATGAGTTGAAGGAGAAGACTTCCAAGGTGTCTGAGACTTTCAAGTTGGTTGAGTCCCCCAAGGAGGCTAAGGTCTCCAAGATGGATGTGTCCTCCAAGGCGGCTGACCCCTGCGTGTTGGCCAAGACCACCACGGACAGGGCTGCGGTGGAGGCGGGCCATGGGCCGAGATCGCTGTTGCAGCTGCCCCGGACTGCCGTCAAATCTGTCTCCACGCTCATGGTCTCCGCCCTGCAGTCTGGCTGGCAGATGTGCAGCTGGAAG TCATCTGTGAGTTCTACCTCAGTCACCTCCCAAATGAAGACCGGGTCCCCTTTGGAGTCGAGAGGGACTGAGATGCTGCAGGAAGTGTACCTGGTGCTGTGGGCCGTTCGGAAACGACTGCAGCGGCTGGCCCGCAGGCAGGAGAGGCAGCGACGGCGCCACATCCGGGCCCACATCTGTCCCCAACCTGACCCAGTTCAGGGCTTGAGACAGGATTCCCAGAGTCCCCTCTAG
- the LOC132504820 gene encoding TSC22 domain family protein 4 isoform X1: MSGGKKKSSFQITSVTTDYEGPGSPGGPDPPALPAPTGPPPRVPNEEPNPEPGGKGTPRNGSPPPGAPASRFRVVKLPQGLGEPYRRGRWTCVDVYERDLEPPSFGRLLEGIRGASGGNGGRSLDSRLELASLGLATPTPQPGLSQGPTSWLRPPPTSPGPQARSFTGGLGQLAVPGKAKLETTPLSASAPQQRPPEAGTGDSAGTSRAATPLPSLRVEVEAGGSTAGTPPLSRTKDGALRLRMELVAPEEMGQVPPLDSRPSSPALYFFPDASLVHKSPDPFGTAAAQSLSFARSMLAISGHLDSDDDSGSGSLVGIDNKIEQAMDLVKSHLMFAVREEVEVLKEQIRDLAERNAALEQENGLLRALASPEQLAQLPSSGVPRLGPPAPNGPSV; the protein is encoded by the exons ATGAGTGGGGGCAAGAAGAAGAGTAGTTTCCAAATCACCAGCGTCACCACGGACTACGAGGGTCCGGGGAGCCCAGGGGGTCCAGATCCCCCTGCCCTGCCGGCTCCCACTGGGCCCCCGCCCCGCGTGCCCAACGAGGAGCCCAACCCCGAGCCAGGGGGCAAGGGCACCCCCCGGAATGGCTCCCCACCGCCTGGGGCCCCCGCCTCCCGTTTCCGGGTGGTGAAGCTGCCCCAAGGCCTGGGAGAGCCTTATCGCCGAGGCCGTTGGACATGTGTGGATGTTTACGAGAGAGACTTGGAGCCCCCTAGCTTTGGCCGGCTCCTGGAAGGGATTCGAGGGGCCTCAGGGGGCAATGGGGGCAGGTCTTTGGATTCCAGGTTGGAGCTGGCCAGCTTAGGCCTGGCCACCCCTACCCCACAGCCAGGCCTGTCTCAGGGCCCCACCTCCTGGCTCCGcccgccccccacctcccctggaCCTCAGGCCCGCTCCTTCACCGGGGGGCTGGGCCAGCTGGCAGTGCCCGGCAAGGCCAAGTTGGAGACAACCCCCCTGTCAGCCTCCGCGCCCCAGCAGCGCCCCCCAGAGGCCGGGACGGGGGATAGCGCGGGCACTTCCCGGGCTGCCACGCCCCTGCCCTCTTTGAGGGTAGAAGTGGAGGCAGGGGGCTCAACAGCAGGGACCCCTCCACTGTCGCGTACGAAGGATGGAGCTCTGCGGCTGAGGATGGAGTTGGTTGCTCCAGAGGAGATGGGGCAG GTGCCCCCACTCGACTCTCgccccagctccccagccctcTACTTCTTCCCCGATGCCAGTCTGGTTCACAAGTCTCCAGACCCCTTTGGAACAGCGGCTGCCCAGAGCCTCAGCTTCGCCCGCTCCATGCTGGCCATCAGTGGCCACCTGGACAGTGATGACGATAG TGGCTCCGGAAGCCTGGTTGGCATTGACAACAAGATCGAACAAGCCATG GACTTGGTGAAGTCCCACCTCATGTTTGCGGTccgggaggaggtggaggtgctGAAGGAGCAGATTCGGGACCTGGCCGAGCGGAATGCCGCGCTGGAGCAGGAGAATGGACTGCTGCGTGCCTTGGCCAGCCCCGAGCAGCTGGCCCAGCTGCCTTCCTCGGGGGTCCCGCGGCTGGGGCCCCCAGCGCCCAATGGGCCCTCAGTCTGA